A genomic region of Zea mays cultivar B73 chromosome 6, Zm-B73-REFERENCE-NAM-5.0, whole genome shotgun sequence contains the following coding sequences:
- the LOC103631653 gene encoding uncharacterized protein encodes MVLGGLWEEEGRRDVPSETQMYSQLGLIEEDEAEENRRDEALRGGTTNFDESDHVDSGDQNTDQPCEDYLPDEKRAKYDKINPSMQPGSLFSNMKEFRIAMRQYAIKHEFELGIDVTSTTRYVGYCKGGDCPWRIYAREEKKGLPTIVVAVLHDVHTCTSSGKRKTTTPSSGWVAFHAIPLLMKKPQMGAKELQDLLQVLQAVFLQVLVPVLVLLREPKEIKHGSQN; translated from the exons ATGGTTCTCGGTGGTTTGTGGGAGGAGGAAGGGAGACGTGATGTTCCTAGTGAGACGCAAATGTATTCGCAACTTGGACTAATTGAAGAGGACGAGGCAGAGGAAAATAGAAGGGATGAAGCCTTACGAGGTGGTACAACTAATTTTGATGAATCGGACCATGTTGATTCAGGAGACCAAAATACAGACCAACCATGTGAGGACTACCTACCGGACGAGAAGAGAGCTAAGTATGATAAAATTAATCCCTCAATGCAGCCAGGCAGTTTGTTTTCGAACATGAAGGAATTTAGAATTGCTATGAGACAGTATGCCATAAAGCATGAGTTTGAGCTTGGAATCGATGTGACTTCGACTACTCGATATGTTGGCTATTGCAAAGGTGGTGATTGTCCTTGGAGGATTTATGCACGGGAGGAAAAGAAAGGATTGCCTACCATCGTG GTTGCTGTCTTGCATgacgttcatacttgcacatctaGTGGCAAGAGGAAGACGACAACACCAAGTAGTGGATGGGTAGCATTTCACGCTATTCCACTACTAATGAAGAAACCCCAAATGGGTGCTAAGGAGTTGCAAGATTTATTGCAGGTTCTTCAGGCTGTTTTTTTGCAGGTTCTGGTACCAGTTCTCGTTTTATTGCGAGAaccgaaggaaataaaacatggtTCCCAGAACTAG